A genomic window from Gemmatimonadaceae bacterium includes:
- a CDS encoding ACT domain-containing protein, whose protein sequence is MSDRARLRIAFQGELGSFSDEAIQQLYGGDVQRLPYRDFADVTASVASGVADRAVLPIENTMAGSIAGAHDAISAMPGLHVVGETVVAVHHCLLGPKDTRFENITSVLCHPVALAQCQIFFAEHPQLEVHPSYDTAGAAMDVAKVADPAFAAVASRRAALHYDLKVLAADIEDRPDNQTRFLAVSRSPMALPDGTPARSMVLVTTGDAPGSLLAVLTPLARHGVSIRRLESRPTGEPWSYRFFIEFDHLVGDAPAESVLAEISEHSATARHLGTFPRWGAGRRGSIGWSSGAVSPI, encoded by the coding sequence GTGAGTGACCGCGCTCGGCTGCGCATCGCCTTCCAGGGCGAGCTTGGATCGTTCTCCGACGAGGCGATCCAGCAGCTCTATGGCGGCGATGTGCAGCGCCTGCCGTATCGCGACTTCGCCGACGTCACTGCGTCGGTGGCATCGGGGGTCGCCGATCGCGCCGTGTTGCCCATCGAGAACACGATGGCCGGCTCCATCGCCGGGGCGCACGATGCGATCTCGGCGATGCCCGGCCTGCACGTCGTGGGCGAGACCGTCGTCGCCGTGCACCACTGCCTGCTCGGCCCCAAGGACACGCGCTTCGAGAACATCACCAGCGTCCTCTGCCATCCGGTGGCGCTGGCCCAGTGCCAGATCTTCTTCGCCGAACATCCGCAGCTCGAGGTGCATCCGTCGTACGACACCGCCGGCGCGGCGATGGACGTCGCCAAGGTCGCGGATCCCGCATTCGCGGCCGTCGCCAGCCGGCGGGCTGCGTTGCACTACGACTTGAAGGTGCTCGCCGCCGACATCGAGGACCGCCCGGACAATCAGACGCGCTTCCTCGCCGTCTCGCGCTCACCGATGGCGTTGCCCGACGGCACGCCCGCACGCTCGATGGTCCTCGTGACCACCGGTGACGCACCGGGATCCCTGCTGGCCGTGCTGACGCCGCTCGCACGCCACGGCGTGAGCATCCGCCGCCTGGAGTCTCGCCCCACGGGCGAACCCTGGAGCTACCGCTTCTTCATCGAGTTCGACCACTTGGTCGGCGACGCGCCCGCGGAATCGGTGCTGGCGGAGATCTCGGAGCACAGCGCCACCGCCCGGCATCTCGGAACCTTCCCGCGCTGGGGCGCCGGGCGCCGCGGCAGCATCGGCTGGAGCTCCGGCGCCGTCTCGCCGATCTGA
- a CDS encoding insulinase family protein, translating to MSRARILPLATAVALVALVAAPLAAQQPAFDRTRAPSLGAAPALTVPAVRSSRLDNGAALRVVEQRELPLVHITLQFAGGGRLDNDTPGLASFAALMIREGAGTRDANALQAELAFLGATLNSGADWDNTTVTLRVARRNLEAALDLMADVVLRPTFREADVRRQRDLRLASLLQQQDQPRTLATMAFNQALFPAGHPYRRSLGGDSLATTKLDSATVRAFHDGAYRAARATFTVVGDVGEAEVRTLLSRRFGTWAARGAERRPAPVLATPVRSAERRVILVDKPGAAQSVIIIGAPGLERTTPDYAAIQVMNTILGGSFSSRLMSNLRETKGYTYGASSGFEWRPLPGAFRASSDVRTNVTDSSLVEFFKEIAAIRDTPVDADELDRAKAYIALGLPGDLESTAQIAGQITALSLFNLPLTWLEEYDRAVRAVTAADVQRVARRVVPQDAATIVVVGDLSLVRAGIEALNLGPVSVVTVEELTRP from the coding sequence GTGAGCCGCGCCCGCATCCTTCCCCTCGCGACGGCGGTCGCGCTCGTCGCGCTCGTCGCGGCGCCGCTGGCCGCACAGCAACCGGCCTTCGATCGTACGCGTGCGCCCAGCCTCGGCGCGGCGCCCGCACTCACGGTTCCGGCCGTGCGCAGCAGCCGGCTCGACAACGGCGCCGCGCTGCGCGTCGTCGAGCAGCGTGAGCTGCCGCTCGTGCACATCACGCTGCAGTTCGCCGGCGGCGGCCGACTCGACAACGACACGCCCGGCCTTGCCTCCTTCGCCGCGCTGATGATCCGCGAGGGCGCCGGCACCCGCGACGCCAATGCCCTGCAGGCCGAGCTCGCCTTTCTCGGCGCCACGCTCAACTCCGGCGCCGACTGGGACAACACCACCGTCACGCTGCGCGTCGCGCGCCGCAACCTCGAAGCCGCGCTCGACCTGATGGCCGATGTCGTCCTGCGGCCGACCTTCCGAGAGGCGGACGTGCGCCGCCAGCGCGACCTGCGCCTGGCCAGCCTGCTGCAGCAGCAGGACCAGCCGCGCACGCTCGCGACGATGGCCTTCAACCAGGCGCTCTTCCCCGCCGGGCATCCGTATCGCCGCAGCCTCGGCGGCGATTCGCTCGCGACGACCAAGCTCGACTCCGCCACCGTGCGCGCCTTCCACGACGGCGCCTACCGTGCCGCCCGCGCGACGTTCACCGTGGTCGGTGACGTCGGCGAAGCCGAAGTCCGCACACTGCTCTCGCGCCGCTTCGGCACTTGGGCGGCGCGCGGCGCCGAGCGGCGTCCCGCGCCGGTGCTGGCCACGCCGGTACGCAGCGCCGAGCGGCGCGTCATCCTCGTGGACAAACCGGGTGCCGCGCAGTCGGTCATCATCATCGGCGCGCCCGGACTCGAGCGCACCACGCCCGACTACGCCGCCATCCAGGTGATGAACACCATTCTCGGCGGCTCTTTCTCCTCGCGCCTGATGAGCAACCTGCGCGAGACCAAGGGCTACACCTACGGCGCCAGCTCGGGCTTCGAGTGGCGCCCGTTGCCCGGGGCCTTCCGCGCAAGCTCCGACGTGCGCACGAACGTCACCGACAGCTCGCTGGTGGAGTTCTTCAAGGAGATCGCCGCCATCCGCGACACGCCGGTCGACGCCGACGAGCTCGACCGCGCCAAGGCCTACATCGCCCTTGGCTTGCCGGGCGACCTCGAGTCCACGGCGCAGATCGCGGGGCAGATCACCGCGCTTTCGCTGTTCAACCTGCCGCTGACCTGGCTCGAGGAGTATGACCGCGCCGTGCGCGCCGTGACCGCGGCCGACGTGCAGCGCGTCGCCCGCCGCGTCGTGCCGCAGGACGCCGCGACGATCGTCGTGGTCGGCGACCTTTCCCTCGTGCGGGCCGGCATCGAGGCGCTGAACCTCGGACCGGTCAGCGTCGTCACGGTCGAGGAGCTCACGCGCCCGTGA
- a CDS encoding insulinase family protein has protein sequence MRFRTLVVALALSAPLQAQGPLRVPVSVDTLPNGLTLIVHEDHSVPVVTTNVWYHVGSGDEKVGRTGFAHLFEHLMFMGSKNAPYPQFDRLLEAAGANNNGSTNPDRTNYYESGPVSSLPLMLWLEADRLGWMLETMDEPKVDLQRDVVKNERRQSYENQPYGMAYENLVAAIYPQGHPYSWSTIGSMADLSAASLEDVKDFFRTYYTPNNATIVVAGAVKTDSVRALVRQMFGEIPRGPAIERPKPAPFTIRDTTIVLEDRVQLPRVYLAWHGVAEYSTDDAALDIASYILSGARNSRLTQALVFERELATGVSAFNSSKRLDGDFQVVATARPGHGLDTLVRVIDAELRRLASQPPTARELEQAKNAIEAQFLNSLEFVSAKADRLNSYYYATGTPDYFQRDLDRYRAVTAADVQRVVRQYLLTGRVTLSVVPQGRTALAATPRVTQ, from the coding sequence ATGCGATTCCGCACCCTCGTGGTGGCACTTGCCCTGAGCGCGCCCCTCCAGGCCCAGGGCCCCCTGCGCGTCCCCGTCAGCGTGGACACGCTCCCCAACGGGCTCACCCTCATCGTCCACGAGGACCACAGCGTCCCCGTCGTCACCACCAACGTGTGGTACCACGTCGGCTCGGGCGACGAGAAAGTCGGACGCACCGGCTTCGCGCACCTCTTTGAGCACCTGATGTTTATGGGCTCCAAGAACGCGCCGTATCCGCAGTTCGACCGCCTGCTCGAGGCGGCGGGTGCCAACAACAACGGTTCCACCAACCCTGACCGCACCAACTACTACGAGTCGGGCCCCGTCTCCTCGCTGCCGCTGATGCTCTGGCTCGAGGCCGACCGCCTCGGCTGGATGCTCGAGACGATGGACGAGCCCAAGGTGGACCTGCAGCGCGACGTCGTGAAGAACGAACGCCGGCAGAGCTATGAGAACCAGCCCTACGGAATGGCCTACGAGAACCTCGTCGCCGCCATCTATCCCCAAGGCCACCCGTACTCCTGGAGCACCATCGGGTCGATGGCCGACCTCTCGGCCGCCTCGCTCGAGGACGTGAAGGACTTCTTCCGCACCTACTACACGCCCAACAACGCGACCATCGTCGTCGCCGGTGCGGTGAAGACGGACTCGGTGCGCGCGCTGGTGCGCCAGATGTTCGGCGAGATTCCGCGCGGCCCGGCCATCGAGCGCCCCAAGCCGGCGCCATTCACGATCCGCGACACCACCATCGTCCTCGAAGACCGCGTACAGTTGCCGCGCGTCTACCTCGCGTGGCACGGTGTGGCTGAGTACTCGACCGACGACGCCGCGCTCGATATCGCCTCGTACATCCTGTCCGGCGCGCGCAACTCACGGCTCACGCAGGCGCTGGTCTTTGAGCGCGAGCTGGCCACGGGCGTCAGTGCGTTCAATTCGTCGAAGCGCCTCGACGGCGACTTCCAGGTCGTCGCGACGGCGCGTCCGGGCCACGGCCTCGACACGCTGGTGCGCGTCATCGACGCCGAGCTGCGCCGCCTCGCCTCGCAGCCGCCGACGGCGCGCGAGCTCGAGCAGGCCAAGAACGCGATCGAGGCCCAGTTCCTCAACAGCCTCGAGTTCGTGAGCGCCAAGGCCGATCGCCTCAACTCGTACTACTACGCGACCGGCACGCCGGATTACTTCCAGCGCGATCTCGATCGCTACCGCGCCGTCACCGCCGCCGACGTGCAACGCGTCGTGCGCCAGTATCTCCTCACCGGCCGGGTCACGCTGTCTGTCGTGCCGCAGGGCCGGACCGCACTTGCCGCCACCCCGAGGGTCACCCAGTGA
- a CDS encoding M28 family peptidase: MSRFAAVAAVALLLLPALPLPATGQQRSPEPMSPAALRGRLEAYAADSMRGRLTGTEDHRRATRYIAEELRRLGLQPAGDSGSFLQRVPLVTTVLDTSSATVTAAGTALRPYRDYLPRNQGSRARTFDGVPVVFAGIWGSETLLRGADVQGKVVLVATPLDNPSVVKVQIQNRFASAAAIVIANFELMEPALREALAAGQVQPDGPPPPTPELPAYLHISRATAAAVLGLSDLAAARPGQEGTPLRGSIRFRQQAVESYNVVAILPGRDAALRNEYVAIGAHSDHVGTGARVDHDSLRAFHLELRRKQLANGGRVTPDVYTSVRVNMDSIRRVHPVARMDSIFNGADDDGSGAMGVLEVARAMAADRNRPRRSVLFVWHTGEELGLFGAEHFTDFPTVPREAIVAQVNLDMVGRGGAGEETDGGPNYIQLIGSRRLSTQLGDLVEQVSTERGYRWAFDYQYDATGHPEQFYCRSDHYMYARYGIPVVFMTTGGHADYHQVTDEVQYIDFDKLSKVTRFAHDVVRAVADRSERLVVDKPRPDPRGNCVQ; the protein is encoded by the coding sequence ATGTCTCGATTCGCTGCCGTCGCTGCGGTCGCCCTGCTCCTCCTGCCCGCGCTCCCGCTACCGGCCACGGGCCAGCAGCGATCCCCCGAGCCGATGTCTCCGGCCGCCCTGCGCGGCCGCCTCGAAGCCTACGCCGCCGACTCGATGCGCGGCCGTCTCACCGGCACCGAAGATCACCGCCGGGCCACCCGCTACATCGCCGAAGAACTGCGGCGGCTCGGACTGCAGCCTGCCGGCGACAGCGGCAGCTTCCTGCAGCGGGTGCCGCTCGTGACGACGGTCCTCGACACTTCCAGCGCCACCGTGACCGCCGCAGGCACCGCACTGCGGCCGTACCGCGACTACCTGCCGCGCAACCAGGGGTCGCGTGCGCGCACCTTTGATGGCGTCCCGGTGGTCTTCGCCGGCATCTGGGGCAGCGAGACACTGCTCCGTGGCGCCGACGTGCAGGGCAAGGTCGTCCTCGTCGCGACGCCGCTCGACAATCCGTCGGTCGTGAAGGTCCAAATCCAGAATCGCTTTGCGTCTGCGGCCGCCATCGTCATCGCCAACTTCGAGCTGATGGAACCGGCCCTGCGCGAGGCGCTGGCCGCAGGGCAGGTGCAGCCGGACGGGCCGCCACCGCCGACGCCCGAGTTGCCCGCCTACCTCCACATCTCGCGCGCGACTGCCGCCGCGGTCCTCGGCCTGAGCGACCTCGCCGCAGCGCGGCCCGGACAGGAAGGCACGCCGCTCCGCGGGAGCATCCGCTTCCGCCAGCAGGCCGTTGAGTCGTACAACGTCGTCGCCATCCTGCCTGGCCGCGACGCGGCGCTGCGCAACGAGTACGTCGCCATCGGCGCGCACAGCGATCACGTCGGCACCGGCGCGCGCGTGGATCACGATTCGCTGCGTGCCTTCCACCTCGAGCTCCGGCGCAAGCAGCTGGCCAACGGCGGGCGCGTGACGCCTGACGTCTACACCTCCGTGCGCGTGAATATGGATTCGATCCGCCGCGTGCATCCGGTGGCGCGGATGGATTCGATCTTCAACGGCGCCGACGACGACGGCTCCGGCGCGATGGGCGTGCTGGAGGTCGCGCGCGCGATGGCCGCCGACCGCAACCGACCGCGGCGTTCGGTGCTCTTCGTGTGGCACACCGGCGAGGAGCTCGGCCTCTTTGGCGCCGAACACTTCACCGATTTCCCCACGGTTCCCCGCGAGGCCATCGTCGCGCAGGTCAACCTGGATATGGTCGGTCGCGGCGGCGCGGGCGAGGAGACCGATGGCGGACCGAACTACATCCAGCTGATCGGTTCCCGGCGGCTCTCGACGCAGCTCGGCGATCTCGTCGAGCAGGTCAGCACGGAACGCGGCTATCGCTGGGCCTTCGACTACCAGTACGACGCCACCGGACACCCCGAGCAGTTCTACTGCCGCTCCGACCACTATATGTACGCCCGTTACGGCATTCCGGTCGTGTTTATGACCACCGGCGGCCACGCCGACTACCATCAGGTCACCGACGAAGTGCAGTACATTGATTTCGACAAGCTGTCGAAGGTGACGCGCTTCGCACACGATGTCGTGCGCGCCGTCGCCGACCGCAGCGAACGCCTCGTCGTCGACAAGCCCCGCCCCGATCCTCGCGGCAACTGCGTCCAGTGA
- a CDS encoding vitamin K epoxide reductase family protein encodes MTPSVHPAPPRDGLLGLSWRQLVALIALGNAFVATYLHLWKIGKAGQLACGGSGGCAVVQYSPWSYFFGVDVAFIGAVGYVVLFLVALVGSLERFRDLRGVAFAQMALVYPAVLFTLRLKWAEFYKLRTFCPWCAISAVSITLLAVIVWMEWRRVRDIPPR; translated from the coding sequence ATGACGCCCTCCGTTCACCCTGCCCCACCCCGCGACGGACTGCTGGGACTCAGCTGGCGCCAGCTCGTTGCGCTCATCGCGCTCGGTAACGCCTTCGTCGCCACCTATCTCCATCTCTGGAAGATCGGCAAGGCCGGTCAACTGGCCTGCGGGGGGAGCGGCGGCTGCGCCGTGGTCCAGTACAGCCCCTGGAGCTATTTCTTCGGCGTGGACGTCGCCTTCATCGGCGCGGTCGGGTACGTCGTGCTATTCCTCGTGGCGCTCGTCGGCAGCCTCGAGCGCTTCCGTGATCTGCGCGGCGTGGCCTTCGCGCAGATGGCGCTGGTCTACCCCGCGGTGCTGTTCACCCTGCGCCTGAAGTGGGCGGAGTTCTACAAGCTCCGCACCTTCTGCCCCTGGTGCGCGATCTCGGCTGTCTCCATCACCTTGCTGGCCGTCATTGTCTGGATGGAATGGCGGCGCGTCAGGGATATCCCGCCCCGCTGA
- a CDS encoding amidohydrolase family protein → MPIRSFACRAALALLALPSLALAQAPARPAAPVAITNVTVLTMEGDRRLADHTVIVRDGRIAAVGPSASTPVPSGVTRIDGRGKFLMPGLAEMHAHVPPGNPTSEQLAEIMFLYVANGITTIRGMLGAPYQIDLKAQLASGAMLGPQFFPAAPSLNGNSAPTPEAGVALVRQAKMTGYDLVKIHPGVSRATWDASVAEMRAQGLTFGGHIPFDVGIVHAMRTGIATIDHVDGYLEAAVRDSSVYAPGNQLGEIIDAVDPARFPALAQMARERNVWNVPTMYLWENFYNDRTPEELGALPEMQYVSQQQVNAWMNQKRGRALADENQRMTPERRARYLALRRQMLKALADAGAPLLMGTDSPQMFNVPGYALHRELQVAVASGLTPQQVLESGTRNVGRYVRESLKQDGSFGTVAVGQWADLVLLDADPTQDLAHLTRRAGVLVRGRWVSAEEIRAGLERIRTRHAAGRPGN, encoded by the coding sequence ATGCCCATTCGCAGCTTCGCCTGCCGCGCCGCCCTGGCGCTGCTCGCGCTTCCGAGTCTCGCGCTGGCCCAGGCGCCGGCGCGTCCGGCGGCGCCGGTGGCGATCACCAACGTCACGGTCCTGACGATGGAGGGCGACCGCCGTCTCGCCGACCACACGGTGATCGTGCGCGACGGCCGCATCGCCGCGGTGGGACCCAGCGCCTCGACGCCCGTGCCCAGCGGCGTGACGCGCATCGACGGCCGCGGCAAGTTCCTGATGCCCGGCCTGGCCGAGATGCACGCGCACGTGCCGCCGGGCAATCCCACGAGCGAGCAGCTCGCGGAGATCATGTTCCTGTACGTCGCCAACGGCATCACGACGATCCGCGGGATGCTGGGCGCGCCGTACCAGATTGACCTCAAGGCGCAGTTGGCCAGCGGGGCGATGCTCGGCCCGCAGTTCTTCCCGGCCGCGCCGTCACTGAACGGCAACAGTGCGCCGACGCCGGAGGCGGGCGTCGCGCTGGTGCGCCAGGCGAAGATGACGGGCTACGACCTGGTGAAGATCCACCCGGGCGTGAGCCGCGCCACCTGGGACGCGTCCGTGGCGGAGATGCGCGCGCAGGGCCTCACCTTCGGCGGGCACATCCCGTTCGACGTCGGCATCGTGCACGCGATGCGCACGGGCATCGCGACGATCGACCACGTGGACGGCTATCTCGAGGCCGCGGTGCGCGACTCGTCGGTGTACGCGCCCGGCAACCAACTGGGCGAGATCATCGATGCCGTGGACCCGGCGCGCTTTCCGGCGCTCGCGCAGATGGCGCGCGAACGGAATGTGTGGAACGTGCCGACGATGTACCTCTGGGAGAACTTCTACAACGACCGCACCCCGGAGGAGCTCGGCGCGTTGCCGGAGATGCAGTACGTCTCGCAGCAGCAGGTGAACGCGTGGATGAACCAGAAGCGCGGCCGCGCGCTGGCGGACGAGAACCAGCGGATGACGCCGGAGCGGCGCGCGCGCTATCTCGCGCTACGGCGCCAGATGCTGAAGGCGCTGGCGGACGCGGGGGCGCCGCTGCTGATGGGCACCGACTCGCCGCAGATGTTCAACGTACCCGGCTATGCCCTGCATCGTGAGTTGCAGGTGGCCGTCGCGTCGGGCCTGACGCCGCAGCAGGTGCTCGAGAGCGGCACGCGCAACGTGGGGCGCTATGTGCGCGAGAGCCTCAAGCAGGACGGCAGCTTCGGGACGGTGGCCGTGGGGCAGTGGGCGGACCTCGTGCTGCTCGACGCTGACCCGACGCAGGACCTCGCGCACCTCACGCGCCGAGCCGGCGTACTGGTGCGCGGCCGGTGGGTGAGCGCCGAGGAGATCCGCGCGGGACTGGAACGAATCCGGACGCGTCACGCCGCCGGGCGTCCGGGGAACTGA
- a CDS encoding putative zinc-binding metallopeptidase, which produces MRFPWARWDDARLMQLRLRDLGVTLEGTWVGACVDELHGELEDRGLRLKPHVWVSDEWFSPGGVSGFAVPFYLLHPRLMRLERTQLIEVEGGSHHECMKILRHECGHAIQHGYQLQRRREWQRLFGKSSTKYPEAYRPNPASKKYVQHLRRWYAQSHPDEDFAETFAVWLKPRSDWRRRYAGWPALHKLEYVDRLMQELAGVVPSHRNRSVVDPLRSIKTTLFEHYTYRRAIYSVEYPKTYDDDLLRLFSNAPRHRHRPTAAAFLRRHRADIRRIVSRWTGEYEFSLNQVLTDMIGRCRELKLRVVGSERQLLTDFMVLLTARTMSFLVGQGRRDWIAV; this is translated from the coding sequence ATGCGTTTTCCTTGGGCGCGCTGGGATGATGCGCGCCTGATGCAGCTGCGGCTGCGCGACCTGGGTGTCACGCTCGAAGGCACCTGGGTCGGCGCCTGTGTCGACGAGCTGCACGGCGAACTCGAGGACCGCGGGCTGCGCCTCAAGCCGCACGTGTGGGTCAGCGACGAGTGGTTCTCGCCCGGTGGTGTGTCGGGCTTCGCGGTGCCCTTCTACCTGCTGCACCCGCGGTTGATGCGGCTGGAGCGCACGCAGCTGATCGAGGTGGAGGGCGGCTCGCACCACGAGTGTATGAAGATCCTGCGCCACGAGTGCGGGCACGCCATCCAGCACGGCTACCAGCTCCAGCGGCGGCGCGAGTGGCAGCGGCTCTTCGGGAAATCGAGCACCAAGTACCCCGAAGCCTACCGGCCGAACCCCGCCAGCAAGAAGTACGTGCAGCACCTGCGCCGCTGGTATGCCCAGAGCCATCCCGACGAGGATTTCGCCGAGACCTTCGCCGTGTGGCTCAAGCCGCGCAGCGATTGGCGGCGCCGCTACGCCGGCTGGCCGGCGCTGCACAAGCTCGAATACGTCGATCGCCTGATGCAGGAACTCGCCGGCGTCGTCCCCTCGCACCGCAATCGCAGCGTCGTCGACCCGCTGCGCAGCATCAAGACCACGCTGTTCGAGCACTACACCTACCGTCGCGCGATATATTCGGTCGAGTATCCCAAGACCTACGACGACGACCTGCTCCGCTTGTTCTCCAACGCTCCGCGACATCGCCACCGTCCCACGGCGGCGGCCTTCCTCCGCCGGCACCGCGCCGACATCCGCCGCATCGTGTCCCGCTGGACGGGTGAATACGAGTTCTCGCTCAACCAGGTGCTGACCGATATGATCGGCCGCTGCCGCGAGCTCAAGCTCCGCGTCGTCGGCTCCGAACGGCAGCTGCTCACCGACTTTATGGTCCTGCTCACCGCCCGCACGATGAGCTTCCTCGTCGGGCAGGGCCGCCGCGACTGGATCGCCGTATGA
- a CDS encoding TldD/PmbA family protein: MSANPFAGAPKRLIARREAERFGVLDEAVVLTRAECEDVVQRALRASRADACRVSVNSSYDTNVRFADNQMSTSGVTDNATLSITSFVGKRSATVLTNDLSPRGLEQAVAQSEALARLAPEDPESLPELGPQQYTAIPAWFDSTAQLSAEDRARAALTALELSRRANDLQVAGFIECGASVRAIGNSAGLFAFHRSTGANYTLTVRTTDGTGSSWTGADENDWSKIDFRAMATRTVERARASREPRAVEPGRYTVIFEPQASADLLGAVRGTLGARAAEEGRSAMSRPGGGTKLGERIFDSRVTLVSDPADPQVLGAPFDNDGLPLGREVWVENGTLKQLSYDRVWAQRRGVRPTGGGGGFGGGGGGFKMLGGDSSIDAMIRSTERGIVVTRLWYLRAVDQRTLVYTGLTRDGTFLVENGRITRSIKNFRFNDSPLLVLNKVDALGPSVRTGSGAVFPALRARDFAFTSLSDAV, encoded by the coding sequence GTGAGCGCCAATCCCTTTGCCGGCGCGCCCAAGCGCCTCATCGCCCGGCGCGAGGCCGAACGCTTCGGCGTGCTCGACGAGGCCGTGGTCCTCACGCGCGCCGAATGCGAGGATGTCGTCCAGCGCGCGCTGCGCGCCTCCAGGGCCGACGCCTGCCGCGTCAGCGTCAACAGCAGCTACGACACCAACGTCCGTTTCGCCGACAACCAGATGTCCACCTCGGGCGTCACCGACAACGCGACGCTGAGCATCACGTCGTTCGTCGGCAAGCGTAGCGCCACGGTGCTCACCAACGACCTCTCGCCGCGCGGGCTCGAGCAGGCAGTCGCGCAGTCAGAAGCCCTGGCGCGGCTTGCGCCGGAGGATCCGGAATCCCTGCCGGAGCTCGGACCGCAGCAGTACACGGCGATCCCGGCGTGGTTCGACAGCACGGCGCAGCTCTCCGCCGAGGACCGCGCGCGCGCGGCGCTCACCGCGCTCGAGCTCTCGCGCCGGGCCAATGACCTGCAGGTCGCCGGCTTCATCGAGTGCGGCGCCAGCGTGCGGGCCATCGGCAACAGCGCCGGCCTCTTCGCTTTCCACCGCAGTACCGGCGCCAACTACACGCTCACCGTGCGCACCACCGATGGCACGGGGTCGTCGTGGACCGGCGCCGACGAGAACGACTGGAGCAAAATCGATTTCCGCGCGATGGCCACGCGTACGGTGGAGCGCGCACGCGCCTCACGCGAACCGCGCGCGGTGGAGCCGGGCCGCTACACGGTGATCTTCGAGCCGCAGGCCTCGGCGGACCTGCTCGGCGCCGTGCGCGGGACGCTCGGCGCGCGTGCCGCTGAGGAAGGACGTTCGGCGATGTCGCGACCCGGCGGCGGCACCAAGCTGGGCGAGCGCATCTTCGACTCACGCGTCACCTTGGTCAGCGATCCGGCCGACCCGCAGGTGCTCGGCGCGCCCTTCGACAACGACGGCCTGCCGCTGGGCCGCGAAGTGTGGGTGGAGAACGGGACGCTGAAGCAGCTCTCGTACGACCGTGTGTGGGCGCAGCGCCGCGGCGTGCGCCCCACCGGTGGGGGCGGAGGCTTCGGCGGCGGGGGCGGCGGCTTCAAGATGCTTGGCGGCGACTCTTCTATAGATGCGATGATCCGCAGCACCGAGCGCGGCATCGTCGTCACGCGGCTGTGGTACCTGCGGGCCGTGGACCAGCGCACCTTGGTGTACACGGGACTCACCCGCGACGGCACGTTCTTGGTGGAGAACGGACGCATCACGCGGTCGATCAAGAACTTCCGGTTCAACGATTCGCCGCTGCTCGTGCTCAACAAGGTGGATGCGCTGGGCCCGTCGGTACGCACCGGCAGCGGCGCCGTGTTCCCTGCCCTGCGCGCGCGGGACTTTGCGTTCACCTCGCTCTCGGACGCGGTGTAA